From Vidua chalybeata isolate OUT-0048 chromosome 25, bVidCha1 merged haplotype, whole genome shotgun sequence, one genomic window encodes:
- the TMEM50A gene encoding transmembrane protein 50A, with translation MSGFLESLRCSECVDWGEKRNTIASVAAGVLFFTGWWIIIDAAVKYPQVEDFNHSYHACGVIATIAFLMINAVSNGQVRGDSYSEGCLGQTGARIWLFIGFMMAFGSLIASMWILFGGYVVKEKPVVYPGIAVFFQNAFIFFGGLVFKFGRTEDLWQ, from the exons ATGTCCGGGTTCCTGGAGAGCCTGCGGTGCTCGGAGTGCGTGGACTGGGGCGAGAAGCGCAACACCATCGCCTCTGTGGCCGCGGGGGTGCTG TTTTTCACAGGCTGGTGGATCATCATCGATGCTGCTGTGAAATACCCTCAAGTGGAAGACTTCAACCATTCCTACCACGCCTGTGGGGTGATCGCCACCATCGCGTTCCTGAT GATCAACGCCGTGTCCAACGGGCAGGTGCGGGGGGACAGCTACAGCGAGGGCTGCCTGGGCCAGACAG GGGCTCGGATCTGGCTCTTCATCGGCTTCATGATGGCTTTTGGGTCCCTCATTGCCTCCATGTGGATCCTGTTTGGGGGCTACGTGGTTAAAG aAAAACCAGTGGTGTACCCAGGAATAGCAGTGTTTTTCCAGAATGCATTCATCTTTTTTGG GGGCCTGGTGTTCAAGTTTGGCCGCACAGAGGATTTGTGGCAGTGA